DNA sequence from the Butyricimonas faecalis genome:
TTCAACTCCTTGAGGGGAATATCCTCACGCTTGTAGGTATGGGGCAGGAACTCCCGGATGTGCTTGCAGACGGTCAGATAACGGGTGAATGTCCCCTGCGCTCGGCTGTGCCCGACTTTCTTGGCGAACTCGGCGTTGTGCTGCTCGAATAGTTTCAGCAAGGTTTCCTGCTTGACACCGATACCGAGATAGGTGTCTTTGAGCTTGGCGGCTGTAACATACCCGTCCGTCTGCATAAGCTCCTGATAGCGGCGGTTCACGTCCACACGGATTTTATCGACGGTATGGTTGATTCGCTGCGCCTCGATGCTCTTGCCCGAAGCACGGCTGTTTTTCACGTCCCACAGGCGTGGGGGAACGTCCAGCTTGCAGCTGAACTGTTTAATCTCGCCGTCCACGGTAAGACGGCACATCAGGGGCAGGTTGCCGTTGGGTTTGGCACTGCCTTTCTTCACGTAGAATAAGACTTTGAATGTACTTCGCATAACTCACCCTTTTTTTGGTTACAAAATTAAATTACAGTGAGTTACCGACAGATAAGCAAATCTGCGCAAATCGCAGAAATAGAAGCGTTTAACTAAAAATTTTCATCCGTTACGGCAGTAATGGGGTGGTAACTGAACTCCTGCCGCATTTGGCTTTAAAGTGGCTTTCAGTTGCTTCCTTACCACATAAAAACGAAGCGTAACGGACACTGTTTCAGTGCTATTCGCTACGCTTCGCTCAAATTTGTATTCTCGCTATGTGTTTATTTTAAAAATGCAGGTTTCATGCAAAAGGAGGGTTGCTTGGATTAAAATTATAGATGGATAAATAAAATGAAGCAAAAGTTATGGGAATGAAAAAAAGTATTCATATATTTGCCCTAATGGAAATAATGGGTAGGAGAGCCTACCTTGGATATATTGTGAAAATTGTTACATCTTGAGCCTGAAATCGCCAAATTTGATGCACACAAGATGGACATATGTTCACGCTGGCAAGCGTGGATTGTTGTCTATTGTGTGCAGGTGTTTGGCGATACCGAGGTTCAAATAGCACGATCCTCGCTTTTTTATTGTGTAATTTTTGCTTTTGGGGATTGGAGTAAAACTAAAATCAAGGTTATGAATAAATCACCAGGGTAAAGAATTAACGAGACTTCTCTAACCATATTCACAAGGTGAAATTTGGAATACTTTTATACCTGTTTCTAAACGATGTTTTCTTGTCTTTTTGTCCGGTATAGTTTTATGGCTGAGGCGTATGATTAAATAGAATACTCGTGTGAAAAGATTGAAAGTCAATAGAAACTAAGGTGGCATTCTATACAAAAAAGAGAGCCCAACGCCTAGGAAACCTTGGAACTCTCCTAAAACAAAATGTTTTATTAAATTATGTAGCACAAATTTATGGAAAAAAAGCGAAACTGCGCTTGGTCATGCTATTGGATAGCATGGCGCAAAATGTTAATGTTTACGAAATTATTGGGAATCTTGTTGTTTGTTGTGTGTATGTTTTTGCCTGCCAGAGGAATAGCTCAGGAAAGAGTAGTATCTGAGAAAGAAAAATCCAAGGTTATCCAAGGGTGGGTGTATGATAAAAATAAGCAAGTATTACCCGGTGTTTCGGTAAAAATAGCAGGGACATCAATCGGAACTTCCACGAATGTGAAAGGGTGGTTTCGGATAACACTGCCCATACAACGGGGTTCCCTGGAATTTTCTTTTATAGGTTTAAAAAAGCAACTTATAAATTTTACGGAGAAGACGGATACGTTGCAAATTGTATTGGAGGAAGATTTGATGGAGTTGGAGGAAGTGACGGTGTCCACGGGATATTATAAAGTGGATAAGCGTCATTTGACAAGTTCCGTGACCACGTTGAAGATGGATGATATCATGCAACCGGGAGTCGGGACGTTGGATCAAATGCTGGAGGGAAGGATTCCGGGAATGATTTTTATGCAGAATAGCGGACAAGTGGGAGCTGCACCCAAGATTAAGATACGTGGAACAACAACGTTGTTGGGAAGTACAGCTCCCTTGTGGGTGTTGGATGGGGTGATTTTGACTGATCCTGTGAATGTTGATCCTGCAAGTATCAATGACTTGGATTTCGTGAACTTGTTAGGGAATGCCATTTCCGGTTTGAATCCCGAGGATATCGAAAAGTTGGACGTGTTGAAAGATGCTTCGGCTACTGCCATTTACGGACCTAAAGCTTCTAACGGTGTTATCGTGATTACCACGAAAAAGGGAAAAGTCGGGGCGCCAACCGTTTCTTATTCATTATCGGGAACCTATCGCCAACGTCCTCGTTACACGGATCGTTCTGTTGATGTGATGAATTCGCAGGAACGAATTGATTTTTCCAAGGAAGTTGTGCGCAAAAAGCAACTTGTGCCGAATTTGACGAGCTACGTGGGGTATGAGGCTGCCTATAATGATTATGTGAATGGGGTGATATCTCCGGATGAATTTATTCGGAAGGTGAAGTATATGGAAACGGTGAATACCGATTGGTTGGGTTTGTTAATGCAAGACACCTATTCTCACGCGCATACGTTGAGTGTTTCCGGGGGATCGGAAAATGTTCGTTATTATACATCGTTGGGGTATTCGGCTGAGAATGGAAATTTGAAAGGAGAAGAGAATAATCGTTACAGCGCGATGGCTAAGGTCGATATCAATTACAATAAGTTTATTCTGTCATTTAATTTAAACGGGAATGTACAGAAAAGGCAGTATACTCCTCAGGAAGTCGGGTTGATGTCGTATGCATTGAATACGGCTCGTAGCGTGGGGGCATATAACGAGGATGGTAGTTTGATGTTTTATCAGAGGGATAATAATTTGGATCACATGTATTCCAAGCCGTTCAGTATTATTAATGAAAGGAAGAATACGGATGATGATGTGCAAACCAATGCGATTAGTGCGAGTGCGAATGTTGAGTATCGATTGATTCCTAGTTTGAAGGTCGGGATGCAATTTTCTTACGGGGTATCTAATTTTGAAGAGAAAGTTTACTTTGGAGAGAAAAGTTGGTATGCGGCAAATTTGAAGAGAGAGTATGCTCCCGGGACTGCTAATTTCGGGTATATAGCAGCTAATTCGGGAATGCCTGTCGGGGGTGAATTGCGATTGAATAATACTAAAAATGAGAATTATAGTATTCGGGCGAATTTGGCCTTCAATAAATTTTTGGATAAAGAAAACAGCCATCAGTTTCAGGCGTCTGTTATCGGTGAGTTGAGTTCTACGCTTTACACCGGTTTTGCCATTACCAAACGAGGGTACATTCCGGAGCGGGGAATGCTTTTTGATGATGTTAATTTGTCGGATTCGTGGGGATACGTGTCATATCCTGATTATGACAATTGGTTAAAAACTAATTCTGCTGCCAAGGGGATTTTGACTCATAATTTGACTCGTCAGGTGGGATTGGTCGGAACGTTGTTTTATGCTTATAAAGATGCGTATATTTTTAATGCTAATATGCGTATCGACGGAAGTAATAAATTCGGGGATGCTAGTAATGAAAAATTAAACCCGATATGGTCCGTTTCCGGTCGGTGGAATATACACGAGAATCTGTTGTCGAATAAATGGTGGATCAATACTCTTGCGTTAAAAGCCTCGTTCGGTTACCAGGGGAATATGTCTGCCCAGGATTCTCCCAACTTGATTGTACAGCGGAAGGGCACGCATTGGGCATTTAACGAATTATACTCTTCCATCAAGTATTACCCGAACCCGCATTTAAAATGGGAAAAGACGTCAACCTATAACATCGAGTTGGAATATTCGTTGTTTAATAACAAGCTAGTCGGGAATTTCAGTTATTATTACCGGCACACGACGGATGCGTTTATGTCAAAAACGGTTTCGAGAATTAACGGTGTTAGCAGTTACACGGTAAATCAGGGGACGTTAAATAATCAAGGTTTTGAATTTGATATTAATTATACCCCCATCGAGAATCTTGGTGCGGGAGGGGAGAAACGCGGTTTTGTGTGGCGTATAAACCCGAATTTCGGTTCCGTGTTCAATCAATTGGTGGATAAAGTGAAAGGTAAAGACAAGGTTTTACAGGATGAAATCAGGTACGGGGATTATCTGGATGGCCGGGTGCAAGTGTCGGGACGTCCCGTGAACACGTTTTATTCCTATAAGTTTACAGGCTTGGATCCCAAGGACGGTCGTCCTACTTTTTACGGGACGGATGCCGACGAGATTGTCGGAAAGGATAAAAATGGGAATGACCTGACTCGTCAGAGAGCGTATGAGTTGATGACGTTGGGAGAGGTGTGTATGGAAGTCATGGAGCATTCCGGTTGTAGGGAACCTTTTTTGCAGGGAAGTATCAGTAATTATTTGGGCTGGAGAAATTGGGGTTTATCTTTTAATTTAGCCTATAGTGTGGGATCGAAGATTCGTCTGTTGCAAATGTATGGAAGCAATAATTCAGCCGTTTTACCTCCGGTGACAAATATGCGAGGTGAATTCGTGAATCGTTGGCAACGTCCCGGAGATGAGGAATATACGAATGTTCCCGGTTTGTTGGATGCTAAAAGTTACAACAGGACTAAAACTCCCTGGTGGAATGATAAACCGTATGAATTTGCCGGAACGATTTGGAATATGTACGACAATTCCAATCTACGTGTTGCTTCGGGAGATTATTTGAAATTGACGAGTTTGTCGTTACGTTATGTCGTTCCGGAGAGGATTTGCCATAAAATGTATATGAAATCGGCCTATTTGAATGTGAGTGGAACAAATCTATTTACCATTTGCAGTAAAAAATTGAAAGGGCAGGATCCCTCTCAATCCGGTTCTTCCGAGTTGATAAACATATCCGTTCGCCCGACTTATAGCCTTAGCTTGAATGTAACATTTTAATGCGTGAAAAAGATGAGAAAATATGTAATCTTAATACTTTGTGGGTTATTGTTTAACTCGTGCGGAAAATTCTTGGAAGAGTTTTCACAGGATTTGGCGTATGCGGAGAGTTGTACCGATTTGGACGAGATTCTTATCGGGAATGGGTACATGGATCAGCCGACGTTTGCTACAGAGGCCAGTATTTATGGAAATGGCTACTATCCTTATATTCATGTGATGGATGACGATGTGGTGATGACAATATTTAAAAAAGATGGCACTAGAGATGTGATTAACAATTTGGTTTCTTTCAAGAATTTCTATGACTGGTCTGACCAATTGACGATAAACCCGAAGACAGAGGAGGAGTGGGAAGATCGGGATTGGGAGAAAATGTATAGTCATATTGCTTACCTGAATGTCATCATCGCTCACGTGAAAAAATTTACAAACGATTCTGTTGAGATTCGAAATAGAATTGAAGGGGAGGCTCGTTTCTTAAGAGGGGCTTATTACTACCTGCTGGTCAATCTTTATGCGAATCCTTACGTGAAAGAGACGGCGTCCACGGATATGGGAGTTCCTTTAAATCTTACCGAGGATATTGTGGATGAATATTATAAACGTAATTCCATGGAAGAGTGTTATCGGGTGATCGTGGAAGATCTGAAAGCTGCCGCGGAGAAATTGAAGGGGGTAACCCAACCGACCATCTATCGGGTGAATGAGCTTGCCGCTCGTGTCTTGTTAAGCAGGGTGTACCTGTATATGGGAGAGTGGCAATTGGCGTTGGATGAATGCCAGAAAGCATTGGCGTTGGAAGGTGTAGAGTTGATGGATTTGAATTCGTTTCCGGGAAGAGAGGGAAACCGGAATATGCTAGATGTACAAAATCCGGAAATTGTATTTACTCAAGGGTATAATGCAACTACTTTATTTTACAAGGATATTAGCTATTTTATGATATGTTCTTTCGCTTGTTCGGAAGAGTTGATTTCTTTATATAACCAATGGGATGATCAGGGAGTCAAGGATTTGAGATTGAATGCCTTTTTTGAACTTCATGGAGATGAGCAGTACAAGGTGGCTAAAGTGGTAGAGAAAGTCTACGATTGTTTTGTGATTCGGAGCGCGGAATTATATTTGAACAAGGCGGAAGCTGAAGCCATGTTGGATAAAGCGGATGCCAAGCAGACGATTAAAACGCTATTGTACAATCGCTTTGAAGGAGAAATCCCCCCTGTAGATGGATTGAGTGGGAAGGATTTAGTCTCGTTTATCCGGGATGAACGACGTCGGGAACTTTGTTTCGAGGCTCACCGTTGGTTTGATTTGCGTCGGTACGCTGTTTCTCCGAAATACCCGGAGAAAAAATCCATAAGACATGAGACTTATGATAAAAATGGAGTCTTGGAAGGGGATTACGTGTTGAAACCGTATGGTGAAGATCCGGCGTGGGTGTTACCGATTCCCGGTTACGAGATCGTGTACAATCAAGGTAATTTGGTGGATAAT
Encoded proteins:
- a CDS encoding SusC/RagA family TonB-linked outer membrane protein; the protein is MEKKRNCAWSCYWIAWRKMLMFTKLLGILLFVVCMFLPARGIAQERVVSEKEKSKVIQGWVYDKNKQVLPGVSVKIAGTSIGTSTNVKGWFRITLPIQRGSLEFSFIGLKKQLINFTEKTDTLQIVLEEDLMELEEVTVSTGYYKVDKRHLTSSVTTLKMDDIMQPGVGTLDQMLEGRIPGMIFMQNSGQVGAAPKIKIRGTTTLLGSTAPLWVLDGVILTDPVNVDPASINDLDFVNLLGNAISGLNPEDIEKLDVLKDASATAIYGPKASNGVIVITTKKGKVGAPTVSYSLSGTYRQRPRYTDRSVDVMNSQERIDFSKEVVRKKQLVPNLTSYVGYEAAYNDYVNGVISPDEFIRKVKYMETVNTDWLGLLMQDTYSHAHTLSVSGGSENVRYYTSLGYSAENGNLKGEENNRYSAMAKVDINYNKFILSFNLNGNVQKRQYTPQEVGLMSYALNTARSVGAYNEDGSLMFYQRDNNLDHMYSKPFSIINERKNTDDDVQTNAISASANVEYRLIPSLKVGMQFSYGVSNFEEKVYFGEKSWYAANLKREYAPGTANFGYIAANSGMPVGGELRLNNTKNENYSIRANLAFNKFLDKENSHQFQASVIGELSSTLYTGFAITKRGYIPERGMLFDDVNLSDSWGYVSYPDYDNWLKTNSAAKGILTHNLTRQVGLVGTLFYAYKDAYIFNANMRIDGSNKFGDASNEKLNPIWSVSGRWNIHENLLSNKWWINTLALKASFGYQGNMSAQDSPNLIVQRKGTHWAFNELYSSIKYYPNPHLKWEKTSTYNIELEYSLFNNKLVGNFSYYYRHTTDAFMSKTVSRINGVSSYTVNQGTLNNQGFEFDINYTPIENLGAGGEKRGFVWRINPNFGSVFNQLVDKVKGKDKVLQDEIRYGDYLDGRVQVSGRPVNTFYSYKFTGLDPKDGRPTFYGTDADEIVGKDKNGNDLTRQRAYELMTLGEVCMEVMEHSGCREPFLQGSISNYLGWRNWGLSFNLAYSVGSKIRLLQMYGSNNSAVLPPVTNMRGEFVNRWQRPGDEEYTNVPGLLDAKSYNRTKTPWWNDKPYEFAGTIWNMYDNSNLRVASGDYLKLTSLSLRYVVPERICHKMYMKSAYLNVSGTNLFTICSKKLKGQDPSQSGSSELINISVRPTYSLSLNVTF
- a CDS encoding RagB/SusD family nutrient uptake outer membrane protein produces the protein MRKYVILILCGLLFNSCGKFLEEFSQDLAYAESCTDLDEILIGNGYMDQPTFATEASIYGNGYYPYIHVMDDDVVMTIFKKDGTRDVINNLVSFKNFYDWSDQLTINPKTEEEWEDRDWEKMYSHIAYLNVIIAHVKKFTNDSVEIRNRIEGEARFLRGAYYYLLVNLYANPYVKETASTDMGVPLNLTEDIVDEYYKRNSMEECYRVIVEDLKAAAEKLKGVTQPTIYRVNELAARVLLSRVYLYMGEWQLALDECQKALALEGVELMDLNSFPGREGNRNMLDVQNPEIVFTQGYNATTLFYKDISYFMICSFACSEELISLYNQWDDQGVKDLRLNAFFELHGDEQYKVAKVVEKVYDCFVIRSAELYLNKAEAEAMLDKADAKQTIKTLLYNRFEGEIPPVDGLSGKDLVSFIRDERRRELCFEAHRWFDLRRYAVSPKYPEKKSIRHETYDKNGVLEGDYVLKPYGEDPAWVLPIPGYEIVYNQGNLVDNPQRVERELE